A single region of the Brachypodium distachyon strain Bd21 chromosome 3, Brachypodium_distachyon_v3.0, whole genome shotgun sequence genome encodes:
- the LOC100832562 gene encoding probable xyloglucan endotransglucosylase/hydrolase protein 12, giving the protein MGKAVVLVLVLALQVIGLVSGGNFYEECDATWEPQNCWAYDDGNSLSLALVSNSSGSMIRSKRQFIYGSVSTMIQLVKGNSAGTVTTYYTSSVGDNHDEIDFEFLGNETGQPYTIHTNVYAAGVGNKEMQFRPWFDPTDGYHNYTISWTPCRIVWYVDGAPIRVFKNYQQSHGVPFPTGRPMYAYSSIWAAEDWATQGGRVKADWTHAPFVANYRGIDLDVCECYGGDCVYGCAAAYGTGARGQQSCRLDDEQLGTMRWVQEKYRIYDYCVDYDGGKVPGKECSLPQY; this is encoded by the exons ATGGGGAAGGCGGTGGTTCTGGTGCTGGTTCTTGCCTTGCAGGTTATCGGACTTGTGTCCGGCGGCAACTTCTACGAGGAGTGTGACGCGACGTGGGAGCCCCAGAATTGCTGGGCCTACGACGATGGCAACAGCCTCTCCCTCGCCCTTGTCAGCAACTCCTCAG GCTCGATGATCCGTTCAAAGAGGCAGTTCATCTACGGGAGCGTGTCGACCATGATCCAGCTCGTCAAGGGCAACTCTGCCGGCACGGTCACAACATATTAC ACATCGTCGGTGGGCGACAACCACGACGAGATCGACTTCGAGTTCCTGGGGAACGAGACGGGGCAGCCCTACACGATCCACACCAACGTGTACGCCGCCGGGGTGGGCAACAAGGAGATGCAGTTCCGGCCCTGGTTCGACCCCACGGACGGCTACCACAACTACACCATCTCCTGGACGCCCTGCAGGATCGTCTGGTACGTCGACGGCGCCCCCATCAGGGTGTTCAAGAACTACCAGCAGAGCCACGGCGTGCCGTTCCCGACGGGCCGGCCCATGTACGCCTACTCCAGCATCTGGGCCGCCGAGGACTGGGCCACGCAGGGCGGCCGCGTCAAGGCCGACTGGACCCACGCGCCCTTcgtcgccaactaccgcggcatCGACCTCGACGTCTGCGAGTGCTACGGAGGGGACTGTGTTTacggctgcgccgccgcgtACGGCACTGGTGCCAGGGGGCAGCAGAGCTGCCGGCTCGACGACGAGCAGCTGGGGACGATGCGGTGGGTGCAGGAGAAGTACAGGATCTATGACTACTGCGTCGACTATGATGGCGGCAAGGTGCCAGGCAAAGAGTGCAGCCTGCCGCAGTACTGA
- the LOC100822034 gene encoding cytochrome P450 89A2 — protein MDELLNKVRAAGQSDNSAMQDLLLLVFSLTLLAVVVGGLLVRPINAMHDRFASVRWALLRDFSPVLRRDVFVTDRATAHRLLVRGGAFCNRPPSSAASSVLSRQQHHNIGSAPYGALWRAVRRNLVSEVLHPSSRLRSHAPARRRALRGLIVDLREQSKSKPSGSGVVLAAESLHAALFGLSASMCFGDGVDAARVRAMADGMEDLIRSLVGLRVFAAFPALAELVYRERWSKLVALRRRQEEMYLPLVHARRRRGRSGEGEPLAYVDTLIDLMVPDGDDDEDSGASKRRLTDGELVGLCSEFLGAGTEPATAALQWTMANLVKHLDVQEAVRAEISSVVREDADEVAEEDLGRLEYLNAVLMESLRLHPSVPSVTRQVIPEDHVVLDGARVPAGTTVQFPLDLLALDKTVWSDPDEFRPGRFVSGGEGEGINLVAAAGSAGEIRMMPFGAGRRMCPGMGVAVLHLGYFVANLVREFEWTEAEGELAVDLAPHVGFLSVMKRPLRARLLALRRREGLIK, from the exons ATGGATGAACTTCTGAACAAAGTGAGAGCAGCAGGTCAGTCAGACAATTCAGCCATGCAAGACTTGCTCCTCCTCGTGTTCTCTTTGAcgctcctcgccgtcgtcgttgGCGGCCTGCTAGTCCGGCCGATCAACGCGATGCACGACCGCTTCGCCTCCGTCAGGTGGGCTCTCCTGCGGGACTTCTCCCCTGTCCTGCGGCGGGACGTCTTCGTCACGGACCGTGCGACGGCGCACCGGCTCctcgtccgcggcggcgccttcTGCAACCGCCCGCCGTCTAGCGCGGCCAGCTCCGTGCTCTCGCGACAGCAACACCACAACATCGGCTCGGCGCCCTACGGCGCGCTCTGGCGCGCCGTCCGCCGGAACCTCGTCTCCGAGGTCTTGCACCCGTCCTCGCGCCTCCGCAGCCACgcccccgcccgccgccgcgctctccgAGGCCTCATCGTGGACCTCCGCGAGCAATCCAAGTCCAAGCCCAGCGGCAGCGGAGTGGTCCTCGCGGCAGAGAGCCTTCACGCTGCGTTGTTCGGCCTGAGCGCGTCCATGTGCTTCGGGGACGGCGTGGACGCGGCCCGCGtccgcgccatggccgacggCATGGAGGACCTCATCCGGTCCCTCGTCGGGCTGCGCGTCTTCGCCGCGTTCCCCGCGCTGGCCGAGCTCGTGTACCGCGAGCGGTGGAGCAAGCTCGtcgcgctccggcggcggcaggaggagatGTACCTGCCGCTCGTCCACGCCCGGCGTCGGCGTGGCCGGTCTGGTGAAGGCGAGCCCTTGGCGTATGTGGACACGCTCATCGATCTCATGGTccccgacggcgacgacgacgaagactcTGGTGCTTCCAAGCGGAGGCTAACGGACGGCGAGCTCGTGGGGCTCTGCTCCGAGTTCCTTGGCGCCGGGACAGAGCCGGCTACCGCAGCGCTGCAGTGGACCATGGCCAACCTGGTGAAGCATCTGGACGTGCAGGAGGCTGTGCGCGCAGAGATTAGCTCTGTCgtgagggaggatgccgacGAGGTCGCCGAGGAAGACCTTGGCAGGCTGGAGTACCTCAACGCCGTCCTCATGGAGTCGCTCCGGCTGCACCCCAGCGTGCCCTCGGTGACTAGGCAG GTGATTCCCGAGGACCACGTCGTTTTGGATGGCGCGCGTGTTCCGGCGGGGACGACGGTGCAGTTCCCGCTGGATCTTCTCGCGCTGGACAAGACGGTCTGGTCGGACCCGGACGAGTTCCGGCCGGGGAGGTTCGTATctggcggcgagggcgagggcaTCAACCTCGTGGCTGCGGCGGGAAGCGCTGGGGAGATCCGGATGATGCCGTTCGGCGCTGGCCGGAGGATGTGCCCCGGGATGGGCGTCGCGGTGCTTCACCTTGGCTACTTCGTGGCAAACCTCGTGAGGGAGTTCGAGTGGACGGAGGCTGAGGGCGAGCTCGCAGTGGACCTTGCGCCGCACGTCGGGTTCTTGAGCGTCATGAAGCGGCCGCTGCGTGCTCGGCTACtcgcgctgcggcggcgggagggccTAATAAAGTGA